The Anoplopoma fimbria isolate UVic2021 breed Golden Eagle Sablefish chromosome 5, Afim_UVic_2022, whole genome shotgun sequence genome contains a region encoding:
- the xrcc6 gene encoding LOW QUALITY PROTEIN: X-ray repair cross-complementing protein 6 (The sequence of the model RefSeq protein was modified relative to this genomic sequence to represent the inferred CDS: inserted 3 bases in 2 codons), whose product MAEWKAYYHNEDDEEEQEEGEQSGGDYKITGRDSLVFLVDASKEMFIKGEDGQPSNFDMTMQVVRSVYASKIISSYRDLMALVFYGTEQSKNPRNSFKHVYVYHDLDEPGAKRVQDVDALXGEKGAQLAAKTMGNGETSFGDALWCCANLYSDIKLRLSHKRLMIFTCRDDPHGGDSAKDRQARTKAGDLKETGVIIDLMHLMKPGGFDVAPFFRDIISPPEDESELGLQLEPCDKLEDLQKRVRAKEQRKRTIARLSLCLGEGINVAVGIYATAVTARKPAPIRLYRETNEPVRSKTRTFHTQTGSLLLPSEIKKAQVYGKKQIVLEKDEVDAIKKFEDPGMFLIGFKPMDKLKRHHHIRPAVFLYPEEDEVKGSACLFSALLTKCIEKNVFALCRCVSRRNYPPRFVALVPQQEQIDGXKVQISPPGFHVIYLPYADDIRTVDRPQCPTASQRQVDKMKEIVSKLRFKYRSDAFENPVIQQQYRNLEALALDMVAPEDIEDLIMPKVDQIDNRLGPLVQEFKDLVYPADYNPESKPAAKRKTADTGGGAEKKPKVEVPEDELRAHVQNGTLAKLTVPVLKEACKQFGVRTTGTKKQELMDALIARLAP is encoded by the exons ATGGCAGAGTGGAAGGCCTACTACCATAATGAAGATGACGAAGAAGAGCAAGAGGAGGGAGAGCAATCTGGAG GAGATTACAAGATCACAGGGAGAGACAGTTTGGTCTTCTTGGTTGATGCCTCTAAGGAAATGTTCATCAAAGGAGAAGACGGACAGCCCTCAAACTTTGACATGACCATGCAG GTTGTGCGCAGTGTGTACGCTAGTAAGATCATTAGCAGTTACAGGGATCTGATGGCGTTGGTTTTCTACGGCACAGAGCAGAGCAAAAATCCCAGGAACTCATTCAAGCATGTCTACGTGTACCACGACCTAGATGAACCTG GTGCAAAGCGAGTGCAGGACGTGGACGCTC CGGGGGAAAAAGGTGCCCAACTAGCGGCGAAGACCATGGGCAATGGGGAGACGTCATTTGGCGACGCCCTGTGGTGCTGCGCCAACCTCTACAGTGACATCAAGCTGCGCCTCTCACACAAGCGGCTCATGATCTTCACCTGCAGGGATGATCCACACGGGGGAGACAGTGCGAAAGACCGACAGGCTCGCACAAAGGCTGGGGACCTTAAAGAGACCG GTGTCATCATTGATTTAATGCATCTGATGAAACCGGGTGGCTTCGATGTGGCGCCATTCTTTCGTGACATTATAAGTCCACCTGAGGATGAGAGCGAGTTGGGGCTGCAGCTGGAGCCTTGCGACAAACTGGAGGACCTCCAGAAGAGGGTGCGGGCcaaggagcagaggaagagaacTATTGCCAG GTTGAGTCTGTGTCTTGGTGAGGGCATAAATGTAGCTGTGGGAATATATGCAACTGCCGTGACAGCTCGGAAACCAGCTCCCATCAGACTTTACAGGGAAACCAACGAGCCAGTCCGCAGCAAAACCCGAACCTTCCACACTCAGACTGGCAGCCTGCTGCTGCCCAGTGAGATAAAGAAAGCCCAG GTGTATGGTAAGAAACAGATAGTGCTGGAGAAGGACGAGGTGGACGCCATCAAGAAGTTTGAAGATCCTGGAATGTTTCTGATCGGATTCAAACCGATGGATAAGCTCAAACGTCACCACCACATCCGCCCTGCTGTCTTCCTCTATCCTGAGGAGGACGAGGTGAAAG GTAGCGCATGTCTGTTCTCTGCTTTGTTGACAAAGTGTATCGAGAAAAACGTGTTCGCATTGTGCCGCTGCGTCTCTCGCCGAAACTACCCGCCACGATTTGTGGCCCTGGTGCCTCAGCAAGAGCAGATTGACGG GAAAGTACAGATTTCACCTCCAG GTTTCCACGTCATCTATCTGCCATACGCTGATGACATAAGGACTGTGGATCGTCCACAGTGCCCAACAGCCTCACAAAGACAGGTGGACAAGATGAAGGAGATCGTCTCCAAGCTCCGCTTCAAATACAG GAGTGATGCTTTTGAGAATCCAGTCATCCAGCAGCAGTACAGGAACCTGGAGGCCTTGGCTCTGGATATGGTGGCTCCAGAGGACATAGAGGACCTCATCA tGCCAAAGGTGGACCAGATTGACAACCGTCTGGGTCCTTTGGTTCAGGAGTTTAAAGATCTGGTCTACCCTGCCGACTACAACCCTGAGAGCAAACCAGCTGCCAAACGCAAAACAG CTGATACAGGAGGCGGAGCTGAGAAGAAGCCCAAAGTGGAGGTGCCAGAAGACGAGCTGCGGGCCCACGTTCAGAACGGCACTCTGGCAAAGCTGACCGTGCCCGTACTGAAGGAGGCCTGTAAGCAGTTTGGGGTTCGCACCACAGGGACCAAGAAGCAGGAGCTGATGGATGCTCTGATCGCCCGTCTGGCTCCATGA